The DNA segment TCTCTGTAAGTCGTCAAAGTTTCTTCGTTTTGTAACTCGATCGTTTGATCCGAATGATCTATAGATAGCTTTGGATTCAGCAATACATTTACTACTATAGATGAATAAGTTGCTAAAAACTTTCTAGTTTTGTAGCTTTAGCTCGCAAAGTTCACGCTCCTTGGATCCATACTCAAATGCGATGGATTTGTTTGTGCAGGGGGAGGATTCCTAAATGGTAGACAATTTTAGCAGAACGGAGTCGATGCAGCAAAGAAGAGGCGGTGGtggtgtctctctctctccagcTCAGACACCACGATCAATTGATAAATTGGCCAGAGAATCGAGATCTTCTGACTCAAATTCAACCTATAGAAATGATAAAGAAAAGGGTGTGAATGTGCAGGTCATTCTGCGTTGCAGGTAAgcttgtttttttaattattatttgatctctctctctctgtctcacCGGTTTCTTATAGGCCATTGAGCGAGGACGAGGCCAGACTACATACACCCGTGGTGATTTCATGCAACGAGCACCGTAGAGAAGTTTCTGCTACTCAGAGTATTGCTGGAAAGCACATTGATAGACATTTTGCTTTCGACAAGGTTGCAGCAGATTCTTAAAATCATGTTTCTTGATTCTTTGTTTGTCTCATTTGCTCTCTTAACTCTCCTCAGGTCTTTGGTCCAGCATCTCAACAGAAGGACTTGTATGACCAAGCCATTTCTCCAATTGTGTTTGAAGTACTTGAGGGTTACAACTGTACCATCTTTGCATATGGTCAGACCGGTACTGGCAAGACGTATACCATGGAAGGAGGTGCAAGGAAAAAGGTTGCTTCTTGTTTTGCTATTCATATACAATTAACAATAGCTATGGTTTTTGATACTTAGTTACACGGTTTTTGTATGTAGAACGGTGAGTTCCCGAGTGACGCTGGTGTTATTCCGAGAGCTGTGAAGCAGATTTTCGACATATTAGAAGCGCAGGGAGCTGAGTATAGCATGAAAGTCACCTTCCTAGAACTATATAACGAGGAAATTTCAGATCTTTTAGCACCAGAGGAGACTACTAAGTTTGTTGATGACAAGTCTAAGAAATCGATTGCTCTTATGGAAGACGGGAAAGGGAGTGTCTTTGTTCGTGGCTTGGAAGAAGAGATCGTGAGCACAGCGAATGAGATATACAAGATCTTGGAGAAAGGTTCCGCTAAAAGGCGTACAGCTGAAACTCTTTTGAACAAGCAAAGTAGTCGCTCTCATTCCATATTTTCTATCACCATTCACATCAAGGAAAATACTCCCGAGGGGGAAGAGATGATCAAATGTGGGAAACTAAATCTTGTCGACCTTGCTGGTTCCGAGAACATCTCTCGTTCTGGTGCACGAGAGGTATCTTATTGTAATCATATCTGTGATGCCAATGCTGTCTTAGAAGCTAGTGGTGAGTAATTTGGTAACGGTTGTTGCAGGGACGAGCCAGGGAAGCTGGAGAGATCAACAAGAGTTTACTTACTCTTGGCCGTGTCATTAACGCGCTTGTTGAGCACTCTGGTCATATTCCTTACAGGTACAAGTCATCCGTTGGTAGTTTGGAGTCTCCTTGGTGTCCTCAAATCAGGTTTGACATCAGCTATTTTGCTTTTGAATTTTGTTCAGAGATAGCAAATTGACGAGGCTCTTGAGGGATTCATTGGGAGGGAAGACTAAAACATGTGTAATCGCCACAATTTCACCTTCCATTCACTGTTTAGAAGAGACTCTAAGCACTTTGGATTATGCACATCGAGCCAAGAATATCAAGAACAAACCAGAGGTGAGGTTTAACGACGTTCTTCCGCAATATTATCTTATGCATAAAAATATGGCTCTAACAGTTTCCTCCTGATTCCAGATCAACCAGAAGATGATGAAATCTGCGGTCATGAAAGATCTCTACTCTGAGATTGACAGACTGAAGCAAGGTATGAGTTACTACTGAGTATTGGTTTTAAAGCCATTCCTTACTTTGTGTTATTCGCAATTAATTTTGCATCTGCTGAGAATacgtttcatatatatattttcttagaggTATATGCTGCGAGAGAGAAAAACGGGATTTATATTCCAAAAGACCGTTATCTTCAAGAAGAGGCTGagaaaaaggttttttttttttctcaaaactgAATGTTTGTTTTCTAAAATCTTCCTCGTTTCGAATCCTGAGCGTGAAAAGTAACTCTATTCATTTGCGCTTTAATCACAGGCAATGGCTGAAAAGATAGAAAGATTAGAACTACAATCAGAATCAAAGGACAAGGTATGAAATCCGCATCATTTGGTTTCATATCCCCCGTTAGTACCTTACATGATATTTCTGTAACACTTATGGTGGTCCTGCAGCAAGTAATTGATCTTCAAGAGCTATACAATGCTCAGAAGCTTTTAACTGCAGAGTTGAGTGAGAAACTTGACAAAACTGAGGTATAATATAACTcctcttaaacattttctatatATGTTGATCGAGATGCATGAAAAGCTAAATGTATCTCTGTACCAATATCAGAAAAAGCTCGAGGAAACTGAGCACTCATTGTTTGATCTTGAAGAAAAATACAGACAGGCGAATGCAACCATTAAAGAGAAGGAATTTGTGATATCTAATCTCCTCAAGTCGGGTACTTTTTTGCCTTCTCACTGAAAACGAAAAAAGCTGTTGGAAATTGTGATGATAACATTTTCTATTCTGACTTTGAAGAAAAATCACTTGTGGAGCGAGCCTTTCAGCTACGGACAGAACTAGAAAGCGCAGCATCAGATGTTTCCAACTTGTTTTCCAAAATAGGTAAAAAAGATTCATGGACCAAAAATTTCAACTTCTGTTGATAGATAGATGTTCACTGGAtcataaaatgttattttgctGTGCAGAAAGAAAGGACAAAATCGAGGATGGAAACATATGTCTCATCCAAAAGTTCCAGTCACAACTCACAGAACAGCTTGAGCTATTGCATAAGACTGTGGCTTCTTCTGTGACTCAACAAGAGGTTCAATTAAAACACATGGAGGAAGACATGGAGTCCTTTGTATCGACAAAATCTGAGGTGAGTTTGTTTTTGTGTCTTTGTTTTCATTGACCTATCCTATGCCTCATTCTTTGGTTTTTCATGTAAAGGCTACTGAAGAACTCCGTGAGAGACTTTCAAAACTGAAGTCAGTGTATGGTTCTGGCATCGAAGCTCTTGATAACCTAGCTGTGAAGCTAGATGAAAACTCTCGGACAACATTTGGTGGCCTGAACTCAGAAGTTTCCAAACATTCACATGAACTTGAGAACGTAAGTTTAGAACTTTTAACTATCCAACTCTACCATTGACCATACCATTGGTATCTCTGTTCTGAGTCAGTCTCCTTCCATTGATGTCGCTTGTAGGTTTTCAAGGGTTTTGCTTCTGAGGCTGACATCTTATTACAAGATCTCCAAAGTAGCCTTAACAAACAGGAAGAGAAACTTATCGCATTTGCTCAGCAACAACGGAAGGTTTAGTAATCTTCGATGATCCTTTCGATATTAATATCAGACATTGTGGTTGAAACATTGGGTATTGTGCAGGCACATTCACAAGCCGTGGATTCAGCAAGGTCAGTTTCGAAAGTAACAGTGGAGTTCTTCAAGACTCTAGACACCCATGCTACCAAACTAACCGGGATAGTGGAAGAGGCACAGACAGTTAACCACAGGAAATTGAGTGAATTTGAAAACAAGTTTGAGGTGATTCCAGTTCTTGACACATTCGTAGCTGCAAGTTTCTTGTGTAAgctttaatgttgttttctcTGTCTTGTAGGAATGTGCTAAGAATGAAGAGAGGCAATTGCTAGAGAAAGTAGCAGAACTTCTGGCGAATTCTAATTCTAGGAAGAAAAACCTTGTAAGTCGCATGCATTTTAATTCTTAGAAAAGGCATTTGATTTGAGGCTTTGAGGAAACTCTTTAATATTTCCTTTTAGGTCCAAATGGCTGTACAAGATCTACGCGAGAGCGCATCCACCAGAACAACCACCCTACAGCATGAGATGTCAACGATGCAAGATTCAACATCTTCCATTAAAGCCGAGTGGAACCTTCACATGGTGAAAACAGAATCGAACTATCACCAGGACACTTCAGCGGTTGAGAGTGGGAAGAAGGCGATGCAAGAAGTTCTCTTGAATTGGTATATAAACAAAACTCAAAAGCTCATAAACATTTATATCGTCCCAAGAACTAAGCTTTTGTCATGCATGATCAATGGATAATTGTAGCTTGGAGAAGGCAGAGATGAGTGCACATCAATGGAGGAAAGCTCAAGAATCACTGGTCAGTCTAGAACGGAACAATGTAGCTTCTGTTGACTCAATCGTTAGGTATGAATGGAAACCAgttcttttatctttttttttcaccgTTTCTGATCTGTTTCAAGTCACTTATCACTTCAATATCTCTCATAGAGGAGGCATGGACGCCAATGAAAACCTACGCTCTCAGTTCTCGTCCGCTGTATCATCCTCTCTTGATGTTTTTGATGCTGCTAACGCCAGCCTTCTTACTTCCATTGATCGTGAGTTTTACTAATTCCTTTGAACTTACAGAGATAGATCAAATATGCTTCATTTTTTTGCTGAAAGATTACCCTTTTTCTGTCAGATTCGTTGAAACTCGATAATGATGCATGCGCTAAGATCAACTCCATGATCATCCCGTGCTGCGAAGACTTGATTGAGCTCAAGAGTGATCACAATCACAAGATCGTAGAGATCACAGACAACGCAGGGAAATGTCTTCTTGATGAATACATAGTAAGTTTCAAGATTTCAATCCTTACAAGACAAACCGCAACATATCAGAGACATTGTAGGTGGTTTTAAGGAGTCTGGTGACAATATAATTGTTCTTTTTCGATGCAAACAGGTAGATGAACCTTCGTGTTCAACGCCAAGGAAAAGAGCAATCGAGATACCGAGCATTGAGTCCATTGAGGAACTTAGAACTCCAGCATCTGACGAGTTACTGAGAGCGTTTCAAGATGGGAAACTGTTTAAGCAGGCCAATGGTGATGCaaagcagcagcaacaacaccTTATACGTGCTTCCTCTCTTTACGAAGCAGCCGTGTCGGACTCAAGATCTCCCCTCTCTGCTGTAAACTGACACGCCAAGAGGATTGGTTTTTCAGAAGCCCAATAGAAGAAGGTTATTATTTGGCGTCTTACTGTACAGAGAGAGTATTGTTGCATTACAGGTAAAAAAGTAACGTATTTTCTTCATGGAGGTTTGGTTTGAGGAATTTATAAAagcttacattatatttttatttgtttatttatttgtattgttTATTAGCTGGAACCAAAGGAAATTATTTTCTGAATCAGTAAGATTATGAGTCGTCAATTATAAGTACAAGCAAATCCGTTAGGTTTTACTTTTGTCATCATAACTCAAGACAAAAAttgaacagaaaaaaataagtgctcaagagagaaaaaaattgacaaaaaaattgacaaacaAAATTGTTTGGTTTTTCAAATGTTATATAGATAAAGTTTGGCAAAAAAGGATGTTAGAGCAAGACTACAAGATGAGACTGATACTGGTTACTTCacaaaaattttgggtattttctaATTCATCTTCCTAACGACTTCTTCCTCCACTCGCTATTCCATTAATTTGCAACTGTATTGTCATCTAAAATTCTAGCTCGGTTTGTTTTATGAATCATGACATATATCTTATACAATAAAGTAGAGTTTAGTTTCTTCTCCTCTTGCCAACTCAGAAAATAGGAGAACCTAGACATGACACGTGTCATGAGTTAAACATTACGCAAGCTTTGTTTTTGGGCTATTATCTGGACTTGCTAAATTGATTAATTCATGATGGGTTGCTTATCGTTTGTGGTCCATTTTAAGAGCCTCCGCCTTCTCCATTAAAAAAACTTCACCGCAACATTATTCTGTTCATCTTCTGCGAGAAACTTGAAACGCTTTGTGGTTATGCCCAAGCGAAGATACGTCTTCAACGCAGTAATCAACCATTGTCGATCAATCCTTCAAGCTTCCCCATTTACTGCCTTCGTCAATATCTACAACTATAAAAAGGTATGTTCTACACCTTGAAATTCATTGTTTTTTCTTATCATTCTAAACTTCCTAAGAGATCCATCCTCGAAAATTGCTTTATTCAAAAGCTTTTGATATGGCTGATGATTTAGATTTCGATTTGTTTGTTGGTTATGTTTGTTGATTTTGTTTCagtttgttctttttttatattatcaaaattttagcTCTAAATCTCCTGTTCGTGGGAGAAAATTTATTTCAGAAGCTTACGTCATTGGGAGATTATTTGATTACAAATATGTTTGttcattttgattcattttgttCATATAttgattatcaaaaaaattaattcaaaaGGTTATatggaaattttaaattttgtttgttgATAATGTTTCCATCTGATCTGTTCATGTGATCTCTTTGCTACCAAGTTTTGGTGGAACAGATAGCGTCGCTGGAATAACCAGAATGCCATCATCCTTGATACAGATGGTACAAAATTAAGCTACAAACAAAACTAGCCTCATAATGAAAGAGCGAAACCTTGAGAAGTAGTGAGCCAATAGCTACCCGCATATGGTTCCTAATAGTGTTCAGGTTCCTCAATCTCTTCACTGGCCAGCTCTGTTGTCTTGCCTTAGGTATTCACAAACACTTACCCTGCTCATCAAAGTAAACCTAatcaattcaaaaaatttgtGCATTCAATCTGTTGTCGATATCTACATAGATTTTTGTGCATTCCTTCAGACAGAACATAATGGAGGTGGTGTATGACTGGGCAAAAGGCTCTAAGTTTATGAGATCATGGAGATTGCCGTGTTCTCAAAGGGAGCTTAGCTTGAATAGAACGACAAGGAAAATGGAGGAAGTTTTGCAAAAGCTCATAGTAGCTGGAAAATTTACAGGCAAGACAGCTTGAAGCTAAACTAGAAGAAGCTGTTTCCCAGATCAAGAGAGACATTGTTGCAGCATTTGGTTTATCTCCACCAACATTAATGAAACAAAAGATTTCAATAGGATTCACCAAGGTTTTGTTTTACCCATGTACACTTCAAAAATAGTTACATGTAATATACTTTCCAACTATTCACCAGCAAACATCCTTTCTAGAATATAGAATTACTCAGAACTTTTAACTATTTAACAACACAAATATATTCCAAAGTGATCAACATTCATAGTAACCCAAATATGAGTGAGATTTTAGCTTATGAATAATATACTCcgggaaacaaaaaaaaaacatacaaatcACTAACTCATCTTCGCCAGGTAAACTAAGATACAATTCTACAAACGGGTTACAAAGTGTTGTCAATCGCATTGAGTATATCTCAACAATTTTGTCATCATCTAACAATAAAAAGAGACTGAAAGTCCCCAGAGCCCTGCAGCAAACACGACCAACTGGAATCATCATTAACCGGAGCTAAGGGAATAATCTTATGGTACtgtttatatgatttaattattaaattttgagtGGTGATTTGCTGAAAATGGTtgtagtttggtttggtttaatttgTGACTTATTCTTCATTTATAATAGGTTAGATTAGTATTTGACTCCGTTTATTTCCAATCATAAAATAGTTTGTTTTGGTATGAGAAATAACATGATAAACTCATTAGTTTTTGTCAGACACCATATTAACCAattgtattttcttatattctGCTAAAATTTTATCAACCTATTTAATTGATTGTATTTAGTTAACCCAATCAATCTAATCATcggtttaaataataaattatggaGCCTGTTTATACATCGGTTGAAGTACCAAAACTGGATATTCAATGATACtaaacgcaaaaaaaaaaaacagttgtaCATAAAAACCTAAATGAgccaatgtatatatatatatttagattataactaaaatttagttaaattttaattcaCTTTGCTTATTATTCTATATAAtctcaataataaaataaaagaattttaaattttgtaatctAATTtataatcagatcatgtatatcaatagaatatatttatttaaatacaaataaactaaatattaataaaattcccgggcgtagcccgggcaaACCCCTAGTATTACAATAAATGAGACTTACCTATCTTCTCCTGCTGCCACCTCAGCAATATGCATTGGGCATTTTTTGACACCTGTCACCTCCCAATTCTtcatcaaactttttttttgtatgcaGAATTTTGTGGGCAAATCAAATCTGTTTTgtttatactattatatttggACTTATATTCTGTTATTCTGTCCTGGCTCAATTTATTGTGGATCTGAAGACATTATGAACCTCAACATAGAGATCAACGCAGTCGCTTTCCAAGCCCCGTTCCATGAGTTTCCTATAACGCCTtcagttttaatttatttgctcATTTAATCAGAGCATTTACATGCTTAATCCCACTCTGAAGCATTTATTTGAGCTCAGCATCTTCATACGTAACCTATGAAAGATCTCCTATAAATTTGTATGCTTTCGGCGATGAACAGTGCCATATATACCAAAAAATCGAGAAGGGAATTCTTTGCTAATTACCAACTCCAACAATGGTGAATTTTTTCACCTTACTTGTTGATTTGAAAGCTTGCCACTGTTGTTCAAACACAGCCGAGGTCCGTCTTGGAGGTTTGGGAGGCTAGGAACACAAAGAGGCAGCGATCTGATGGGTTTTGGTTGACATGCTACATTGAAGAGAAGGTAATCACTGCTGTACTCTATTAACCCTTTCAATGATACCAGATATTCCGactttgtaatatttaaatttacttGTCTTGAACATTCAAAACTTATGCAAGGATCCCTGAGTATGAACCATCTCAGAAGATTCAGGTTCAGGGACCATTTCAGTGAAGGCTCTGTTTCTGAGAGGTTAAGAGCTCACATTCTATGTTTTCCTCTCGGCTCAAACCGCCGCCGATGGACGGCGTCGAGATGGGTTGTGAAAAGAACATGAAGTAATTTGTATCTTAATTGGTTCGGTGATATGGCATAAACCAAAAGGTAACTGTTACAGTTCCATTATTTTTATAACTCATATGGATTTTAGTCTTGAATTACTTCTACTCtagatttaattatttataattgtcTGTATTGATATTGAGTTAGAGTTCGGTCACAGCAAAACTGTTTAGCTGGTTTAGTTGCTTATCTTGCTGAGAATCCTTTGGTAGCTCAGTTTATAGACATGAAGATCACTAGAAACATTAGTGCAAACCTAGAGGCTTGCATAGGGGAGATTTCAAATAGATGAGCTATGCCAGATAGTGAGCAGAATGACAACTGAACAAACGGAGAGCGACTCTGAAGAAGAATGGATGATGAAGCGTACTAATAATTGATTCATTTTCTATGCAGCATTGGCACTGATCTCACAAGATAAGACATGAAGCGTACTAATAATTGATTCATTTTCTATGCAGCATTGGCACTGATCTCACAAGATAAGACATGAAGAACTGTACTCTAGCCTTCGTCTCTTATATAAAACATTCTACAGCCAACTTATAATTCCACTCAATGGTTGCATAATAttctaaactcattttcatcaacattttttttttgtaacacaaaaaTTTCAAGTATAGCGTGCATGAGTTCTCCTATAAATTTAATTCCACTCAATGATCTCTATACTCACAGGCAGCAAAATTTGTATGCTTTCCGCAATGAACAGTGCCACTTATGTTCAGTACGCtaacaatatatatttgaagTATAGTGTGCATTTCTGTAAAGCTCTTACAGGGAAACTTCTTTTCCCTGGGTGAACATGTGGTCCAACAATTGGGTTTGATAACTAATATGTATTGGAAACTCAGTATGCGGAAGCCATTGGAGTTTCCACGTCCCTTCCCACTTTCCATAGAGAAGTAATGGGAAGAGGCAGAGAAAGTTATGAAGAGAAATAAAGCTATGGGAATTGAAGATGCGGATAATGATGAcactaacaacaacaacaacaaagacaaAGATACATTGCCCTTTGCTTGCTTCATATGCAAAGAGCTTTTCATTGATCCAATTGTCACCAAATGCAAGTATTACTTCTGTCAGAATTGTGCTTTTTCTTTATGGTTTAGCTAAGAGAGCCCTCTGCTCAACCATTCATCACACTGGAATTCAGTTCTAggtacaaatgatcataaaagaTGTCGTCTGAGAGGTTATATATATCATCTTTTAAGTATCTCCTTATTTGTAATATCTCATTAGCAAATCAAGAACTTATGGATAATTACTAAAACACTAAAAGTTAAAAgggaaaattttatgtttaccactttcatgttACCActttcatctttaccaccactaaagagacattttcaaaaagagtcattcttgggttcactccctagggtgaacctctaggttcaccaaccaatagaatttcattatttcaaattcgatatcttttaaaaaaggaaacaaaatattctcaaattatattatgtttttaaaataaaaaaaaagataatagttacagaaaaacaaattcaaaaaaaatatatttttaatgttctcaacaaaacactaaaccctaaatcctaatccctaaaccctaaatccttggataaaccctaaacccttgggtaaatcctaaacccttgggtaaaccctaaacctttggataaaccctaaacccttggataaatcctaaactctaaataaaaaatactaaaaccctaaaccctaaacgcttgaatgttttagtgtatagtgattttgatttagagttttagatttatcctagagtttagggtttatccaagagtttagggtttaggattaagggtttagggattagaatttagggtttagggtttaatgttatgctgacgacgtaaaatattttttttgtaattattactattttttttctttttaattttaaaaacataatataatttgacaatattttgtttccttttttataagatatcgaatataaaataaaacaattctattggttggtgaatctagaggttcaccctagggggtggacctaagaataagtctttcaaaaatacatctatattattaaaactgaagtagaAATTAtggttgtttggaaacatgaattgcAGTTTAAAAATGAGGTTTGTTTTGAAACATGGATGAcaatattaaatgagaattgtttagTAACTTGGATAGCAGTAtatgtattttcttttatttacacAATTAGTCattgtatttataataaattaggtatttctttttgtatttctttttatttacagattctaccactatatttaaaatcaatttaaattaattaattaccatTCCAAAACTTATCTAAACAAATCGATATTCATATATTGATCATTATTAATATGGTACaaatattactaaataaaaaaatttatatttcatttaatttagccaaacacattaaaataaattttttatttgtttacggAATCAGTTAGGCATAGACATTCGGGTACCCATTTAAGTACGGGTTGTTTCTTTCGGGTAtagattttttgggttttgaaatttctttttAGGTACTtcctttttgtatttctttttatttacagattctaccattgcatttaaaatcaatttaaa comes from the Brassica rapa cultivar Chiifu-401-42 chromosome A01, CAAS_Brap_v3.01, whole genome shotgun sequence genome and includes:
- the LOC103873585 gene encoding kinesin-like protein KIN-5D, which gives rise to MVDNFSRTESMQQRRGGGGVSLSPAQTPRSIDKLARESRSSDSNSTYRNDKEKGVNVQVILRCRPLSEDEARLHTPVVISCNEHRREVSATQSIAGKHIDRHFAFDKVFGPASQQKDLYDQAISPIVFEVLEGYNCTIFAYGQTGTGKTYTMEGGARKKNGEFPSDAGVIPRAVKQIFDILEAQGAEYSMKVTFLELYNEEISDLLAPEETTKFVDDKSKKSIALMEDGKGSVFVRGLEEEIVSTANEIYKILEKGSAKRRTAETLLNKQSSRSHSIFSITIHIKENTPEGEEMIKCGKLNLVDLAGSENISRSGAREGRAREAGEINKSLLTLGRVINALVEHSGHIPYRDSKLTRLLRDSLGGKTKTCVIATISPSIHCLEETLSTLDYAHRAKNIKNKPEINQKMMKSAVMKDLYSEIDRLKQEVYAAREKNGIYIPKDRYLQEEAEKKAMAEKIERLELQSESKDKQVIDLQELYNAQKLLTAELSEKLDKTEKKLEETEHSLFDLEEKYRQANATIKEKEFVISNLLKSEKSLVERAFQLRTELESAASDVSNLFSKIERKDKIEDGNICLIQKFQSQLTEQLELLHKTVASSVTQQEVQLKHMEEDMESFVSTKSEATEELRERLSKLKSVYGSGIEALDNLAVKLDENSRTTFGGLNSEVSKHSHELENVFKGFASEADILLQDLQSSLNKQEEKLIAFAQQQRKAHSQAVDSARSVSKVTVEFFKTLDTHATKLTGIVEEAQTVNHRKLSEFENKFEECAKNEERQLLEKVAELLANSNSRKKNLVQMAVQDLRESASTRTTTLQHEMSTMQDSTSSIKAEWNLHMVKTESNYHQDTSAVESGKKAMQEVLLNCLEKAEMSAHQWRKAQESLVSLERNNVASVDSIVRGGMDANENLRSQFSSAVSSSLDVFDAANASLLTSIDHSLKLDNDACAKINSMIIPCCEDLIELKSDHNHKIVEITDNAGKCLLDEYIVDEPSCSTPRKRAIEIPSIESIEELRTPASDELLRAFQDGKLFKQANGDAKQQQQHLIRASSLYEAAVSDSRSPLSAVN